In uncultured Methanobacterium sp., a genomic segment contains:
- the amrB gene encoding AmmeMemoRadiSam system protein B — protein sequence MIRKPAVAGMFYESDEDSLKKRIKWCYQHKLGPGRLPGKIGSKRSIKGLIAPHAGYVYSGPVAACSYLELAEDGMPDTVVILCPNHTGIGSGLSTMTEGLWLTPLGDVEIDHQFASELLNYYPLLDDDPSAHLNEHSCEVQLPFLQEISPDFQMVPVCMMMQDLETARELGEAITHTAQKLKRDTVVIASTDFTHYQPHDVAKAHDKEVLKAIATMDELEMMNQIQKFNVTMCGYGPAAATIEASRGMGATEADILQYATSGDTGGDYTSVVGYASAIFK from the coding sequence ATGATAAGGAAACCTGCAGTGGCAGGGATGTTCTATGAATCAGATGAAGATTCATTGAAAAAGAGGATTAAATGGTGTTACCAGCATAAATTGGGACCTGGAAGACTTCCCGGGAAAATTGGAAGTAAACGGAGTATTAAAGGATTAATTGCTCCACACGCAGGATATGTATACTCCGGACCAGTGGCTGCCTGTTCATACCTGGAACTGGCAGAAGATGGTATGCCAGATACTGTAGTTATACTGTGCCCCAACCATACTGGGATTGGATCCGGACTTTCAACTATGACTGAAGGTTTATGGTTAACTCCACTGGGAGACGTGGAAATAGACCATCAGTTCGCCAGTGAACTGTTAAATTATTATCCGTTACTGGATGATGATCCATCAGCCCATCTAAATGAGCACAGCTGTGAAGTGCAACTGCCCTTCCTGCAGGAAATCAGCCCTGATTTCCAGATGGTACCGGTGTGTATGATGATGCAGGACCTGGAAACTGCCAGAGAACTGGGAGAAGCCATTACCCATACCGCCCAGAAACTGAAACGGGACACTGTGGTAATTGCCAGCACAGACTTCACCCATTACCAGCCCCATGACGTGGCCAAGGCACATGATAAGGAAGTACTAAAAGCCATAGCTACCATGGATGAACTGGAAATGATGAACCAGATACAGAAGTTCAACGTGACCATGTGTGGATACGGTCCGGCAGCAGCCACCATTGAAGCATCCCGGGGTATGGGAGCCACCGAAGCTGATATCCTACAGTACGCAACCAGTGGTGATACTGGTGGAGACTACACCTCCGTGGTGGGATATGCATCTGCAATCTTCAAATAG
- a CDS encoding 30S ribosomal protein S9, with protein sequence MKKVIHTSGKRKTAIARGKFRDGKGRIRINKQPVELYDPELARLKINEPITLAGDLIDQVDIDVKVIGGGVMGQAEAARMVIAKGLVQWTGDIELKEKFSHYDRTMLVGDPRRSEPKKYGGRGARARRQKSYR encoded by the coding sequence ATGAAGAAGGTTATTCACACCAGTGGAAAAAGAAAAACAGCCATTGCCCGGGGCAAATTCCGAGATGGTAAAGGTAGAATTCGAATTAACAAACAACCAGTGGAACTATACGACCCGGAACTGGCACGCCTCAAAATCAACGAACCAATCACCCTGGCTGGAGATCTAATCGACCAGGTGGACATAGATGTTAAAGTTATTGGTGGAGGAGTTATGGGACAGGCAGAAGCCGCCCGTATGGTAATTGCCAAAGGACTGGTACAGTGGACTGGAGACATTGAACTCAAAGAAAAGTTCAGTCACTACGACCGTACCATGCTGGTAGGTGACCCCCGAAGATCAGAACCTAAAAAATATGGTGGTCGCGGTGCCCGAGCCCGCAGGCAGAAGAGTTACCGATAA
- a CDS encoding 30S ribosomal protein S4 — MGHPRKARKQYDTPSHPWNADRIKQENKLVQKYGLKNKKEVWKAETMVKRYRRDARELLGMSSEHNSTERQQLLNHLISIGVLPENAKLEDVLDLTVEDVLRRRLQTVVHRKGLAYTAKEARVFVVHGHIAMNNRKIDSPSYLVKRGEEELIGYYPGSAVIKLKIPETPKKEKPKKEKPRRDSYRGRGRRNRR; from the coding sequence ATGGGACATCCAAGAAAGGCAAGGAAACAATACGATACCCCTTCACACCCCTGGAATGCAGACCGCATAAAACAGGAAAACAAATTAGTTCAGAAATACGGCTTAAAAAACAAGAAAGAAGTTTGGAAAGCCGAAACTATGGTTAAAAGGTACAGGAGAGACGCCAGGGAATTACTGGGTATGTCCAGTGAACATAACTCCACTGAAAGACAGCAGCTCCTGAACCACCTGATATCCATAGGTGTACTACCAGAAAACGCTAAACTGGAAGATGTTCTGGACCTGACAGTGGAAGATGTGCTACGCCGCAGACTACAGACAGTGGTTCACAGGAAAGGACTGGCATACACCGCTAAAGAAGCACGAGTATTCGTGGTTCACGGACACATCGCCATGAACAACCGAAAAATCGACTCCCCCAGTTACCTGGTGAAAAGAGGAGAAGAAGAACTAATCGGATACTATCCAGGTTCAGCAGTTATAAAACTCAAAATCCCTGAAACACCTAAAAAGGAAAAACCTAAAAAGGAAAAACCAAGAAGGGACTCATATCGAGGAAGAGGAAGGAGAAATAGGAGATAA
- a CDS encoding 50S ribosomal protein L18e codes for MKTNPQINQLIKILKEKARQEEAPIWRDLAKRLEKSTRSQAEVNLSRINRYTSDDEIILVPGKVLGSGALDHKVQVAALDFSQKAEDKIASAGGKCLDINLLLEENPTGSGVKIIQ; via the coding sequence ATGAAAACTAACCCCCAAATTAACCAACTCATTAAGATCCTCAAAGAAAAAGCCCGTCAGGAAGAAGCACCCATATGGAGGGACCTGGCAAAAAGGCTGGAAAAATCCACCCGCAGTCAGGCAGAGGTTAACCTTTCCCGGATAAACAGATACACCAGTGATGATGAAATAATACTGGTACCTGGAAAAGTCCTGGGAAGTGGAGCACTGGACCACAAAGTCCAAGTAGCAGCACTGGACTTCTCCCAGAAAGCAGAAGACAAAATTGCAAGTGCAGGTGGTAAATGCCTGGACATCAACCTTCTCCTGGAAGAAAATCCAACCGGAAGCGGAGTAAAAATTATTCAATAA
- a CDS encoding 50S ribosomal protein L13 produces MIIDGEGLVLGRLASTVSKKLLSGERVTVVNAEKIIISGNKDWAYAKYKQRLDRASISNPRRMGPKYPRRPDDIFRRTVRGMIPYKQPKGREALRGLRVHVGVPMEFETEEINQLTEAQPKNITKSIELGKLSQLLGAKF; encoded by the coding sequence ATGATTATAGATGGAGAAGGACTCGTTCTGGGAAGACTGGCAAGTACAGTCAGTAAGAAACTTCTCTCAGGGGAACGGGTAACAGTTGTAAATGCAGAAAAGATTATCATATCTGGTAACAAGGATTGGGCATATGCCAAGTACAAACAAAGACTTGACCGGGCCAGTATATCCAACCCCAGACGAATGGGACCAAAATACCCACGAAGACCTGATGATATCTTCCGAAGAACTGTAAGGGGAATGATACCCTACAAACAGCCTAAAGGAAGAGAAGCTTTAAGGGGCCTGCGAGTTCACGTAGGAGTACCTATGGAATTTGAAACTGAAGAAATTAATCAGTTAACAGAAGCACAACCCAAAAACATCACCAAGTCAATTGAACTGGGAAAATTATCCCAACTACTCGGAGCCAAATTCTAA
- a CDS encoding 4Fe-4S binding protein, whose product MVKITVDQDKCDGADCAECADVCPMEVLVLEGDKIVVKNKEDCSLCEVCMDVCPNEAVKVEEE is encoded by the coding sequence ATGGTTAAAATAACAGTAGATCAAGATAAATGTGATGGAGCAGACTGTGCAGAATGCGCAGACGTATGTCCCATGGAAGTCCTTGTACTTGAAGGAGACAAAATCGTCGTAAAAAATAAGGAAGACTGCAGTTTATGCGAAGTCTGTATGGACGTATGCCCCAACGAAGCAGTTAAAGTTGAAGAAGAATAA
- the rpsB gene encoding 30S ribosomal protein S2 — protein sequence MSELLIPLDKYLAAGLHIGTQQKTKDMERYIYRVRADGLYVLDVRKTNDRIVSASKFLAKFNPDDILAVSTRQYGQTPVRRFGQITGAKTIPGRFIPGTLTNPNYGKFIEPEVLMVTDPRSDSQAIIEAKQIGLPVVALCDTENLLGNVDIVIPVNNKGRKAIALVYWLMARQILREREVLAPEEDLDILPSEFELKI from the coding sequence TTGTCAGAACTACTAATTCCATTAGACAAATATTTAGCAGCAGGATTACACATAGGAACCCAACAGAAGACCAAGGACATGGAACGTTACATCTACCGTGTACGAGCAGACGGACTTTACGTCCTGGATGTGCGAAAAACTAACGATAGAATCGTATCAGCCTCAAAATTCTTGGCAAAATTCAACCCAGATGATATACTGGCAGTGTCAACCAGACAGTACGGTCAAACACCAGTACGCAGGTTTGGACAAATCACCGGAGCAAAAACCATCCCTGGAAGGTTCATACCCGGAACATTAACCAACCCCAACTACGGAAAGTTCATAGAACCAGAAGTACTAATGGTAACCGACCCTAGAAGCGACTCACAGGCTATAATTGAAGCAAAACAGATAGGATTACCTGTAGTAGCACTCTGTGATACAGAAAACCTTCTGGGTAACGTGGACATAGTCATACCAGTAAACAACAAAGGAAGAAAAGCAATCGCATTAGTGTACTGGTTAATGGCCCGTCAGATACTACGAGAAAGAGAAGTACTGGCTCCTGAAGAGGACCTGGATATCCTCCCATCAGAATTCGAACTCAAAATATAA
- the mvk gene encoding mevalonate kinase, with protein sequence MTARASAPGKAILFGEHSVVYGKPAIAVAVDKRANVTIREGNDDSIHVKIPELDVYGIIDIETGLISLENDLLSQENPDRFDAGILKFIKSALFRTELGSSPDHGLDITVDLEIPIGAGLGSSAAITVATLAAAARYYQQELSLETLALTAHQVELEVQGAASPLDTTVSTHGGFLYFTHESGGVKIKPALEMPLVVGYTSQPGNTGLLVQQVRKLCNNHPTIIKPIIGLMGNVTNDARESITRGEEERVGELMNINQGLLDALGVNTDELSRLIYHARSAGALGSKLTGAGGGGSMIAYCPGKTREVLEELQSIDNAFLVGISRKGVTW encoded by the coding sequence ATGACAGCTAGGGCATCTGCACCAGGCAAGGCTATTCTTTTTGGAGAACACTCAGTGGTTTACGGGAAACCCGCCATTGCAGTGGCAGTTGATAAAAGAGCCAACGTAACAATCAGGGAAGGAAACGACGACAGTATACATGTTAAAATCCCAGAACTGGATGTATATGGGATCATCGACATAGAAACTGGTTTAATAAGTCTAGAAAATGACCTATTAAGTCAAGAAAACCCGGATAGATTTGACGCAGGAATTTTAAAATTCATTAAGAGTGCATTGTTTCGAACCGAGCTTGGATCATCACCTGATCACGGTCTGGACATAACAGTGGATCTGGAAATACCCATAGGAGCCGGGCTGGGATCATCAGCAGCCATAACAGTTGCCACCCTCGCCGCAGCAGCACGTTATTACCAGCAGGAACTATCCCTGGAAACCCTGGCACTTACTGCCCACCAGGTGGAATTAGAAGTTCAGGGAGCAGCAAGCCCACTGGACACCACTGTATCAACCCACGGTGGATTTCTATACTTCACACATGAAAGTGGAGGCGTGAAAATAAAACCCGCCCTGGAAATGCCACTGGTAGTGGGTTACACCAGCCAACCAGGTAACACTGGTCTCCTGGTGCAACAGGTCCGTAAACTCTGCAACAACCACCCCACAATCATAAAGCCCATTATAGGGCTCATGGGAAATGTGACCAATGATGCACGAGAATCCATCACCCGGGGTGAGGAAGAACGTGTAGGAGAATTGATGAACATTAACCAGGGATTACTGGATGCACTGGGAGTTAACACCGATGAATTATCCCGATTGATCTACCATGCACGCAGTGCTGGAGCCCTGGGTTCCAAACTAACCGGTGCTGGAGGGGGAGGTAGCATGATTGCTTACTGCCCTGGGAAAACCAGAGAAGTACTGGAAGAACTCCAGTCTATTGATAATGCCTTTCTGGTTGGAATATCACGAAAAGGGGTGACCTGGTGA
- a CDS encoding DNA-directed RNA polymerase subunit N, producing MIPVRCLSCGKVISAYFEDFQKRTEMGEDPKEVLDDLGITKYCCRRMFIAHVEVW from the coding sequence ATGATTCCAGTAAGATGTTTGAGCTGTGGTAAGGTAATATCAGCCTACTTTGAAGATTTCCAGAAAAGGACTGAAATGGGAGAAGATCCCAAAGAAGTCCTGGATGATCTGGGAATAACCAAGTACTGTTGCCGGAGAATGTTCATCGCACATGTAGAAGTTTGGTAG
- a CDS encoding DNA-directed RNA polymerase subunit K: protein MASKKLNRFERARLIGARALQLSMGAKPMIDVTPDMDPIDIAVIELNKKVLPLDVRPM from the coding sequence ATGGCAAGTAAAAAATTAAACCGTTTTGAAAGGGCCAGACTTATCGGTGCCCGAGCATTACAACTTTCCATGGGAGCAAAGCCAATGATCGATGTCACCCCCGATATGGACCCAATTGACATCGCAGTTATTGAGCTCAACAAAAAAGTACTCCCATTAGATGTTCGACCCATGTAA
- a CDS encoding 30S ribosomal protein S11, with translation MAEKAKEKWGVANVYSSFNNTIITITDVTGAETISQWSGGKVVRADRQESSPFAAMEAASRAADDVKEKGIVGLHIKVRAPGGNGPRSPGPGAQATIRALARAGIKIGKIEDVTPIPHDGTGRPGGKRGRRV, from the coding sequence ATGGCAGAAAAAGCAAAAGAAAAATGGGGAGTAGCCAACGTTTACTCATCCTTTAACAACACCATCATCACCATCACCGATGTTACCGGAGCAGAAACCATCAGCCAATGGTCTGGTGGTAAAGTTGTCCGAGCAGACAGACAGGAATCATCACCATTTGCAGCAATGGAAGCAGCAAGTAGGGCAGCAGATGATGTTAAGGAAAAAGGAATAGTAGGTCTGCACATTAAAGTGCGAGCACCTGGTGGAAACGGACCACGCTCACCTGGACCTGGAGCACAGGCAACCATACGAGCACTGGCACGTGCCGGAATTAAAATCGGAAAAATTGAAGATGTAACACCCATCCCCCACGATGGTACAGGAAGACCCGGTGGTAAAAGGGGTAGAAGGGTATAA
- a CDS encoding isopentenyl phosphate kinase, protein MIILKLGGSVITRKDATKPTLDPVNLDRIAQEIARAGNRKLIIIHGAGSFGHLHARKYEIGSPITTPEELERKRMGFTLTQNSVKNLNHFVCHYLLKYEIPAVAVPPSSFIITENKRIKSANLEIVEKYLEMGLVPVLYGDVVMDTDESIQMAVVSGDQLVNYLSKELQPERIILGSDVDGIYDSDPKTHSQAQLLEEVNSMEDLKFLEGARTVDVTGGMAGKLTELLELAGKGIESELINVGCEGLLESALKGEKVRGTIISKQ, encoded by the coding sequence ATGATTATCCTGAAACTGGGTGGAAGTGTAATCACCCGCAAAGACGCTACAAAACCCACCCTTGACCCGGTGAATCTGGATAGAATTGCCCAGGAAATAGCCCGGGCTGGTAACAGAAAACTAATCATAATCCACGGAGCCGGAAGCTTCGGACACCTGCACGCCAGAAAATATGAAATAGGAAGCCCCATAACAACTCCAGAAGAACTGGAGCGTAAAAGAATGGGATTCACCCTAACCCAGAATTCGGTTAAAAATCTCAACCACTTCGTATGCCACTACCTGCTGAAATACGAAATCCCAGCAGTGGCAGTACCACCATCATCATTCATAATAACTGAAAATAAACGGATTAAATCAGCAAACTTGGAAATAGTGGAAAAATACCTGGAAATGGGATTAGTACCAGTACTATACGGAGACGTGGTCATGGATACCGATGAAAGTATCCAGATGGCAGTGGTATCCGGTGACCAGCTGGTGAACTACCTGTCAAAGGAACTGCAGCCAGAGCGGATCATCCTGGGCTCAGACGTGGATGGAATATACGACAGTGACCCCAAAACACATTCCCAGGCTCAACTTCTGGAAGAAGTAAACTCCATGGAAGATCTTAAATTCCTGGAGGGAGCACGAACCGTTGACGTGACCGGTGGAATGGCAGGTAAACTGACAGAACTACTGGAACTGGCAGGGAAGGGAATCGAATCAGAACTGATCAATGTCGGTTGTGAAGGATTACTGGAAAGTGCCTTAAAGGGTGAAAAAGTCAGGGGAACAATTATAAGTAAACAATAG
- a CDS encoding DNA-directed RNA polymerase subunit D, translated as MEIEIKNRDNNHLVFTVDGVDVSMVNALRRISMVEVPTLAIETVEFLKNDARIFDEALAHRLGLVPLSTDLESMVMPEDCDCEGHCSRCSVSLILKGKGPKTLYSGDLKSEDSKIKPVLDTIPLVKLKEGEEVELEAIAQLGLGSDHAKWQPTTTSAYNHYPEITIDQDKCETCQDCVKECPRNVLEYDEKNNQITVVDLENCSMCRTCEKDCQNQAITVEIVEDKFIFRIETDGSLSPIEVLTRACDILSGKADKIVTFCEEGGS; from the coding sequence ATGGAGATAGAAATTAAAAACAGGGATAACAACCATTTAGTCTTCACCGTGGATGGTGTGGATGTCAGTATGGTTAATGCCCTGCGCCGGATCTCTATGGTGGAAGTTCCCACATTGGCCATTGAAACCGTGGAGTTCTTAAAAAACGATGCACGTATATTTGACGAAGCATTGGCCCACCGACTGGGACTGGTACCCCTCAGCACTGATCTGGAATCAATGGTAATGCCAGAAGACTGTGACTGTGAAGGGCACTGCTCACGCTGCAGTGTATCCCTCATCTTAAAAGGTAAAGGACCAAAAACACTCTATTCCGGGGACCTCAAATCAGAGGACTCCAAAATAAAACCTGTCCTGGACACCATTCCACTGGTAAAACTCAAAGAAGGAGAAGAAGTGGAACTGGAAGCCATAGCACAGTTAGGATTAGGATCTGATCATGCTAAATGGCAGCCCACCACCACCAGTGCGTATAACCATTACCCTGAAATCACAATTGATCAGGATAAATGTGAAACATGCCAGGACTGTGTGAAGGAATGCCCCAGGAATGTTCTGGAATACGATGAAAAAAATAATCAGATAACAGTGGTGGACCTGGAAAACTGTTCCATGTGCAGAACCTGTGAGAAAGACTGCCAGAACCAAGCCATTACCGTAGAAATTGTGGAGGATAAATTCATCTTCCGTATTGAAACAGATGGTTCACTATCTCCAATAGAAGTACTAACTCGCGCATGCGATATATTATCAGGAAAAGCTGATAAAATCGTTACTTTTTGTGAAGAAGGAGGAAGTTAA
- the eno gene encoding phosphopyruvate hydratase, whose product MDSVIEDIRVRKILDSRGNPTLEVDVITWNGFGRAAAPSGASTGVREVVSFPTGGVDGIIEEVEDIISAELIGMDAEDLQEIDLVLKEIDGTPNLSAIGGNTTVAVSMAVAKAAAASYNLPLYRFLGGNMPSQIPFPLGNMINGGAHAGRNAPDIQEFLVLPVGASNITEAVFTNVAVHKRIREKIQAKDALFTGGKGDEGGWAPNLTNQEALEIQTSSCAEVSDETGVLVKPCLDMAASEFWDPDAEKYVYSKEGVKRNTGEQVDYVNDIIDTYKMFYVEDPIREGDFQGFADLTQKSGKKCLICGDDIFVTNAEILAEGIEKSAGNSIIIKPNQIGTLSDTYNTVNLARTNGYVPVVSHRSGETTDETIAHLAVAWSCPIIKTGALGGERIAKLNELIRIEEEMSNPEMADIKW is encoded by the coding sequence ATGGATAGTGTTATTGAAGACATCCGGGTTAGAAAAATTTTAGATAGCAGAGGAAACCCTACCCTGGAAGTGGATGTAATCACCTGGAACGGATTCGGAAGAGCAGCTGCACCAAGTGGAGCCAGTACCGGAGTTCGAGAAGTGGTCTCATTCCCAACCGGAGGGGTAGATGGTATTATAGAAGAAGTTGAGGATATAATCTCCGCTGAACTCATCGGTATGGATGCCGAAGACCTTCAGGAGATAGATCTGGTTTTAAAGGAAATCGACGGCACACCCAACCTATCAGCAATAGGTGGTAACACCACCGTAGCTGTGTCCATGGCAGTGGCCAAAGCTGCAGCTGCATCCTACAACCTGCCACTGTACAGGTTCCTAGGAGGTAACATGCCCTCCCAGATACCATTCCCACTGGGAAACATGATCAACGGAGGAGCACACGCCGGTCGTAATGCCCCTGACATTCAGGAATTCCTGGTCCTACCAGTAGGAGCCAGTAACATCACTGAAGCAGTGTTCACCAACGTTGCAGTCCACAAGAGAATAAGGGAAAAAATCCAAGCTAAGGATGCTCTATTTACCGGTGGAAAAGGAGATGAAGGAGGATGGGCACCCAACCTCACCAACCAGGAAGCACTGGAAATCCAGACCTCATCCTGTGCAGAAGTATCTGATGAAACCGGTGTACTTGTAAAACCATGCCTGGACATGGCAGCCAGTGAATTCTGGGACCCAGATGCAGAAAAATATGTTTACAGTAAAGAAGGAGTTAAAAGGAACACCGGAGAACAGGTGGACTACGTTAATGATATCATAGACACCTACAAAATGTTCTACGTGGAAGACCCCATCCGGGAAGGAGACTTCCAGGGATTCGCGGATCTCACCCAGAAATCAGGTAAAAAATGTTTAATCTGTGGAGATGACATCTTCGTTACCAACGCTGAAATACTGGCTGAAGGTATTGAAAAATCCGCAGGTAACTCCATCATCATCAAACCAAACCAGATCGGAACCCTGAGTGACACTTACAACACTGTTAACCTGGCCCGAACCAATGGCTACGTTCCTGTTGTATCCCACCGTTCAGGTGAAACCACCGATGAAACCATAGCCCACCTGGCAGTAGCCTGGAGCTGTCCTATCATCAAAACCGGGGCACTGGGTGGGGAAAGAATAGCAAAACTCAACGAACTCATCAGAATTGAAGAGGAAATGAGCAATCCAGAAATGGCCGATATCAAATGGTAA
- the fni gene encoding type 2 isopentenyl-diphosphate Delta-isomerase has translation MISDRKLEHLLLCTHSDVEYHKKTGFKDVELVHKALPEINKEEIDLSTSLLGKKMDAPIIITAITGGHPSSIEVNQKLAQAAGNLNIGMGLGSQRAAVENPELTSTYTVAREAAPDALLIGNIGAPQMEQALEASQMMGLDAMAIHLNPLQEAIQPEGDVDSRGYLENIKKTTEEMKIPVIAKETGAGISGNDAKLLENVGVKAIDVAGSGGTSWAAVETYRSPDKDMGELYWDWGIPTAASTVEVSQSVQIPVISSGGIRNGLEAVKALALGADAVGMALPVLKTSYLGEGALEQFFQKFMDQIKVAMFLVGASNLKQLQKTDLVIQGKTREWLTERGYDTKIYARRSSL, from the coding sequence ATGATTTCAGATAGAAAATTAGAGCATTTGCTATTATGTACCCACAGCGATGTGGAATACCATAAAAAAACAGGATTTAAAGATGTGGAACTCGTCCACAAAGCCCTTCCTGAAATAAATAAGGAAGAAATAGATTTATCCACCTCCCTACTTGGGAAAAAAATGGATGCACCCATAATAATAACTGCCATTACAGGAGGACACCCCTCCTCAATAGAAGTAAACCAGAAACTGGCCCAGGCAGCAGGAAACCTTAACATAGGTATGGGGCTGGGAAGCCAGAGAGCTGCAGTAGAAAACCCAGAATTGACATCAACCTATACAGTTGCCCGAGAAGCAGCCCCTGATGCACTGCTAATTGGTAACATAGGAGCTCCTCAAATGGAACAGGCCCTTGAAGCCAGTCAGATGATGGGCCTTGATGCAATGGCCATTCACCTGAACCCATTACAGGAGGCCATCCAGCCAGAGGGAGATGTGGACAGCAGAGGATACCTGGAAAACATCAAAAAAACCACAGAAGAAATGAAAATCCCGGTAATAGCCAAGGAAACCGGTGCAGGGATCAGTGGAAACGATGCCAAACTACTGGAAAATGTGGGTGTTAAAGCTATTGATGTTGCAGGATCTGGAGGAACAAGCTGGGCAGCAGTAGAAACCTACCGCTCACCTGATAAAGATATGGGTGAACTGTACTGGGACTGGGGAATACCCACCGCAGCCAGCACAGTAGAAGTCTCCCAATCAGTCCAGATACCAGTAATCTCCTCTGGAGGAATAAGAAACGGATTAGAAGCAGTTAAAGCATTAGCCTTAGGGGCTGATGCTGTGGGAATGGCATTACCAGTTCTCAAAACATCCTACCTCGGTGAAGGAGCACTGGAGCAATTCTTCCAGAAATTCATGGACCAGATCAAAGTAGCCATGTTCCTGGTGGGTGCATCAAACCTGAAACAACTGCAAAAAACGGACCTGGTAATACAGGGAAAAACAAGAGAATGGCTCACAGAAAGGGGCTACGATACTAAAATTTATGCAAGGAGGTCATCCTTATGA